One Loxodonta africana isolate mLoxAfr1 chromosome 8, mLoxAfr1.hap2, whole genome shotgun sequence DNA window includes the following coding sequences:
- the LOC100660845 gene encoding cytochrome c oxidase assembly factor 1 homolog has protein sequence MSKPLGKLFLYTGVFTSGTCTLMYYLIQKMFSKALYYQLALEHLYSHPESLEALGPPVNIHYLHLTDRFNFVDITEAQLKIPVSGSKAKGYLYVFSSRDAPFKSWNLQEVFLELKGGQQIPMFKSSKENGGDAKKE, from the exons atgtcaaagccCCTGGGAAAACTGTTTCTTTACACTGGCGTGTTTACTAGTGGAACCTGCACCCTCATGTATTATCTTATACAAA AAATGTTTTCCAAGGCTTTGTATTACCAGTTGGCATTGGAGCACCTGTATAGTCATCCCGAGTCACTGGAAGCTCTGGGCCCTCCTGTCAACATTCACTATCTCCACCTCACCGACAGGTTCAACTTCGTCGACATTACTGAAGCCCAG TTGAAGATTCCTGTCTCTGGGTCCAAGGCCAAGGGCTACCTCTACGTCTTCTCGTCCAGGGATGCCCCCTTTAAGAG CTGGAACCTTCAGGAGGTCTTCTTAGAGCTCAAAGGAGGTCAGCAGATTCCCATGTTCAAGTCCAGCAAGGAGAACGGTGGTGACGCAAAGAAGGAGTAA